The DNA window AACTTCCATTATAGGTTCTCCGTCCCAATGCACTGTTCCATGGGCTCCACTTAGAACCCGGAGACCTCTTAACTTATCCGACATTGTTTAATCCTCCTTATATAGCTACATTCAAGAACAAGTCTTCCATAGCATCCACTAGCTTTATCTTTCCTGATACAAATACCTTAGAGCCACTAGGATACATTTTTATAGCCTGTTCTGTCATATCTATCACATTTTCACCTTTTGATATGCAGTACTTTCTCTGCTCTTCTAAGTCTATATCTACATAGTTGTTGTAACTGTTTTCTAGAACATTCCCCTCAAGCTCTTTGAAGTAGATGCCATTAATATTCGCTAGGAACAGCTGCTTATTCTCGTAGCTGTTTATTATCTTTCCTACATAATAGTCAAAGAACGTGTCTCTTATATCGTCCTTTATCATGTCCATCCCTTCGATGATCTTAATCTTGCTGAAATCCTCTCCGATATTGGCTGTATAGGTAGTAAGTGTGTTTACCGCCCTGGCTATCTTTATCTTCTCTCCGTCGTTTACGAGAATTAAAGAGCCTGCATTTATAGCTGCATCTGGATCTGAGTACTCCGATATTGAAGTCACCTCAGGTAGCACGTAAAAAGTGGCACTCCTTTCAAGGCTTAACCCCGCAAGTATACCTGCTATACGTCCTGTGTACTCTTGTCCTGTGTAGTCTATGTCTCCCACAGTAACTCTAGTCATGTCAAAACTTATAACTCCTCTGTCATCGGCTACTTGCTGATTCGTAACCAGCTTCACAGTCTTTTGCTTCACGTTTCTTTCACTCTTTATGAAACTGACTAGAGCAGCGTTGTCTATCGAAGCTCCTCCTGGGTAGCATATATAGTTGTATTTTTTGTTGGTTATCCTAGTGACTAAGTCCTGTAATGTTCCTGTTGTAGGGTCCATAGTTTCAACTATGAGTTTATATGGCGCTCCCATCATAACCTGAGATATATACTCATAGTTTTTTGCTGTAAAATCGCTTGAATTTACATCTATCAAGGACGAGTACTCGAAAGTCCTCTTTGACGCATTGGTACTGTCTTTCAGTATCATAAGTACAATACCTCTGGCACTTCTCTGTATAAGTGTAAGGCCTTTAGATGCAAAATTTATCTGCACCTGAGGCATACCTATTGTTGGCATTAAATCACTCCTATTCTATTTGTTCTTCTCCATCTACAAACAATCGCTCCATAAGCTCTAGTGTCTTTCCGCTTTCCCAGTCCACTTCGGGTTTACCTGTGTCTACCACAGTGATAGTTCCATCGTCATTTACTATTATTTTCTCAAAGGTGTCGAAGAAATCAAATGTCACCAGATAGTGAAGGTCTTTGTCTATGATCTTCACCTCAGGACTTTCATTCATAGTTATGTGTCTATCTTTTATCTTAAAAGATGGCATGAAAAGAGAGGTGAGCTTTTCAGCTGCCTCTAGAGACTCCCTTGTATTTGATTCAGACAAATATACTATGTCCAGTTTAGCTTTCCGATTTATCACTTTTTCTGAAAAGCCGACTGTATTATATACGACAAGCTGTATATTGAATGCTGGCACTACGAGACTCTCTATTGTGTCCCTGTATACTTTTGACATAGGGAATGTAACTTTCAAAACCCTCGCTATTTCTTTATATATATCATTCACTGTAATCATACATATTCAAGCCTCTCTTTAGCTCTTTTAATGGCTCTAACCATAGCCGGCTTTAGCTGCTTTTTCCCAGCTTCTTTGCCTTTTTGCATGAAATAGAAACCTTTTATATATCTCTTCACCAGAGTCTTTCCTAGAGCCGGAATATACTTCCCAACTTCCTGACGGTGACCGTACTCCACGTGCGGTGCATATTCAAGATTTGAATACAAGACCGCCTTGTAAGTTTCACCTTCTCTCTCAGTTCCATCAAATTTAATCGAACGCTTTAATGTCCCTGTAGCATAAGGCGCTTCATCTCTAGCGATATCCCTCATTTCAAAACCAACTTCATCCATACCTTTTCGTATCTCTTCATCAAACACTATGGCTATTTTAGCAAGTCGCTTTTCTTCCTCATCCCAGCCTTTAGAGCTGAACATTAGGCATTCCCCTCTCTTATTAGAGGTATCTGTCCATGAGATGCAAAGTATATTCCCTCCCCCGCTATGAACTTGTATGTTCTGTCTTGAACGGTAGCCACAACTTTATCTCCAGCCTTAATAGATATGTCTGGTTTGACATATAGCTCAGCTAGGTATGCTATGGGTTGGGTTAAGTCTTTGATCCCCTCTGTAGAGCCTCTAGTAAAGTCTACTCCACATTGAATTGAATCATAGACAACAGCCTCGGAAAAACTGTCAAATCCATCTGAATCAGCTCCCGATAAACTCCTGCTGATAGTACAAATGTCGGTGTAAAGGGTAGCTAAAACTTCTGCCTCTGTCATATGAATCTCACTCGCTTTTCTTTCGTTACCTTGAACCTGTCAAGCTGTATCTGGTAGTTGGCTATAAACTCCGCACCACCACCAGTAAGTTTGTTGTAGTTAGACTCACTCGAAGAAGATTCATAGTTTATCTGCATACCGCCACGCTTAATGCTAGAAACGGCTCCTGTCTCTTCTCCGCTTTCGATGGCGTTTTTTCTAGTCTTAGCCCTGAACTCATCTGCTGTTATCTCGACTATTATAAGCTCAAGTCCTGAAGGAATGTCCTCTCTATTGCAATAGTTCAAAACCTTTTGCTTAACTATGTCCAAATAAAGAGACAGTAGCTCGTCTTGGCTACTGTCTGTGATATTTAGCAGTGTCTTTATTTTATTAATCATATGGCATCAGCCTCCTATCCTCTAGTTATAATTCTCGCTATCGGTATAGCCTTATGGTCTATATAAGACTTTGTATCCGCACTGTCGTTTACAAGCTCCCAGTTTGCCCCCATTTCCAGTTCAGCATCTGTAGGAGACAGTGAAGCCATAGAAGATTTAGTGAAGGATATCCCATAAGGTGCATAGCAAACCCTCTGTCTGCTATAAAGAGTATCCTGACCTCCATTTATCTTAGGATCTCTATCCATCTCGTATGGAACTTTAACTCCCGCATCGGTAAACTCAAATGCGCCCTCGCCTAAAATATATGTTGTATATTTGTCGTATGCTTCTGTGCTCACTTCGTAGTAATTTCCTATTTCTCCTACTATAGGATTATCCACAGGAGTATATATATAAGAGCCGGCACTTCCACTTCTAGTGTAGTAAGTTTTTGCATCATCTATAGCTACATCTGCTGTCTTAGCCCCTATAGCATGTACGTGTTCCACTGGCATAGAATCGTCTATTAGAACTGTCCTCCCATTGAGAGTGGCCAGTGTAAGATCCCTCTGAACCCCACTGCTGTCAGTGTACTTAAGATACTCTAATAGCTGCAAGTTCTCTAGATTGGTAGCCACTTGAGAGTGCATTACAGCCACTGAAAACTTAGCTTTGTTTTGCCCTACAGCTCTTTGAAGCGCCGTATTCAATGTAGTCGGTGAAAATGTTCCAGTTGGACTTGAGGAGATGTCGAATGTATGTCCGTCAACGAATTTCTTGTTTTCAGTTCCAGTCATTCCAAATACACCTTTTAGTATAGACAATAACAGTGTCTGGTTTATCTCATCCCAGTAGCTTGATATCTGCTTCGCAACATTGTCCATGAAGTCCACTCCGCCAGTTATATCGTAGCTGAAATCCCTTTCTATCCATCCTTTAGCTCTCCCAACTACTACTCTCGAGTGCGAATATGTTTTGGAAGTATCAGCCGTTATGTCGGTAGATCCGTCATAGTTTAGGGCTTCCCCTCCTATAGTTCCAAACAGAGGGACAGTCATATAGTTCCCGCCTACTTGGTCGCTCATCATATCCTTGAATTGAGGAGCCGCTTTTATAGCTCCCGATTTCAGGAGCTCATTTCTTTTGAGCTTCGGTATCGTATCTACATACTTTCCGAATAACTCTGGATTAAAGTTTTTCGAATCAAATTGTGAAGCTGCGAATAGCTGTAAATTGAAGCCTAATTTTTTTATTTTCATATAGTTTCATCTCCTAATTATTTATTTTGTTTTGCCATCATCTGTGAATATGTCAAATTGTCGTTTGATGCTCCACCCCCGGCTTTCGGTGGTTCTCCAGCAAGCTTCTTCAGTACTTCAGACTCAACGGCTTTATTGAAAGCTTCTTTGAATTGATTTATGTTTTTTAAACTTGATTCAGCGTCTACCCCTATTAAGAATGTAGCAAAATCTTGATCAAGTCCATTATCAGATAACTGTTTTCTAACTTCTAGATTAAGCCTTTCTTTTTCAAAAGCCTCTCTCTCTGCTGCGAACTTCTGTTGCTCTTTTTCAAACTCAGCCTTAGCTCTTTGATCTGCACTCATTTTTGCCAGTTTTTCAGCTTCAGCCTTTTCTTTTTCAAGCTTCTCCTGATACTCCTTCTCCCACTTAGCCTGCTCCTCTGCCAATCTTTTTGAAGCTATAGCTTCCGCCTCTTCCTTAGTGAAAGTTTGTTTTGGCTCCGGTTCTATATCTGAGGTCGGTTCCGGATTCGGTGCAGGGTCCGATCCAGGCTCTCCTCCAGGTTCTGCAAATAGCTGTAGATTGATTTTTTCTATCTTAGCTTGATTGTATTTCATGTACACTCCCCCTATTCTACGCCCATAGGCTTATTTCCAAGTTGCTCTTTAAAGCCCACAACAGGTAAAAGGGCATAATAAAAACAACCCCTTTTAGGATTGCTTTAAATGTTTATATTCAGTACAGTTCTATACTATCCAGTTGCTCTATGAAAGGCTTCCCTCCCACTATCATTTTCTTGAAAAGGTCGTCTAAACTTTTATCTTGCTTTCTTTCGAACTCAACTCGCGAATTTTACGATTTTTCAATCTCCGCCGCCTGTAGGCTTATAGTACCTACTGTGCCACTCTCTGTATCCCATATTCCTGTCAATCTCGATGTACTTACCATCAGACTGCTTTGAAAGCTTCGTGCCCTCTGACTGCTCGCCACCCTTCACTGTATAGGACCTGCAATTTGGATGTGCTGGAGGGTAGTTCACTCCCGTCTTGGCCTCGGATATCTTGAACTCCTCTCCGTCTAGCCTTTTGCATATATCAGATGTCTTGCTATCGAGATTGGCCCTGTATATATAGGTTTTTATTCCTAATCTCCTATACGCTTCAAGGTCGCCCTGTGTGGATGCATTCGCTATCTCTGTAACAACTAATCTTTTGGCATCTCTATACCCCACGCCCATTCGTTCACTAAGTTGTTCCGAAAGAAAAGCCACGCTCTTCCCTTCCTGAAGACTCTGTCCTGTCAATATTCTAAGCTGTCTCAGCAGTTCTCTTTTGTTGTCCCATATGGAGTCTGAAAAGTTTCTCCCTTTCCAAGGGGTCAATATAGCCTGCCTTATATAGTCTTCGTTCAGCTTTGCATAGTTCGTCGCTAGTGTGGCGCCGGTCATCTTGGCATCGGTAAAGAGCACAGCTGAGTAACTTTCCTCGTACACTTTTTTCATGCCTTTGTACAGAAGCTCTTCCTCTTCTATACCCATATTTATTATATGGGCTTGAATTTGAGCCTTCAGAGCTTCCAGCCTTGTAATTCTTGATCTCGAAGCCAAGGTTTCCAGTTCAAGTATCAGAGACTCTCTTTGAGTTCCCTCCGCTTTGTCTATCAGTTTCAGATAACCATCTATATCTCTGCGCCACTGTCTGTACTCAGACCCTTTTATAAGTTTACTGGCTTCCTTGTAGCTTAGATTGACCTTGCCCGCATACTTGGCATACAGGTAGCTTATATCCTTTTCTATGTTCGAAAGTGAGTCGGAGTATATTTCCTTTAGGAGCTTATTCAGATTGCCGGCTTCTAACATAGACTCGTCTATCCTCTGTCTTGACCTCTCATCCCAGTATTGCTGACTATTCTTCGCCATCTATACCGTCTCCGCTATTTTGAAACGCCATATCTATAGATGATGGTATTTCATCATCCAGCTCTGCAGCTCTTTTTTCAAGTTCAGCTTTTGGGTTTTCCACGAAAGGTATTTGCCCGACCAGCGTTTCTTTCGATGCAAACGTCGATAAATTTAGCAGTGTCTGGCTCAACTCGAACACGTTTTGCGGAAGGGTATTGTTGAACCGGACATCTATGCCCGTATAGTCGTAGTTTGCTCTTTTGGTGAAATTCAAGTAATTGCATATAAGCTCCATGCGCCTCTGTAGCCCCACCTTGAATTTCCGAGCCTTGTTCTTTCTGGCATTCTCAAACGGCAGCAGCTTGTACGAAAGCGAAACACCCGACATATTTCCCCCAAACTCTGTATCTGAAAGATCTGGCGTACTTGAAAACTTGTGTATGTCCTGTCGTATCCGCATCTTGAAGTTCTCCACCCAGGTATCGTTGACTGACTTTATCAGCCATGAAGCATTCGCTCCTTCTGGAAGCAACAGCACTCTGTCTTTCTTCATTCTGGTTATATCTTCTGGATCAGTATTTTCAGCTCCATGAAGTGCCAAGTAGGAGTCTGTAAATTGGTCCATATCGTTCATAGTGTCACTCTGAGCTCTGTCATATGCATCTATCAAAGCCATTACAGGCTCGAAATCTCCCAGTCCACTTTTGTTATTTGAATAAACACTCACCGGAACGTCGTTGAAGGCGTGCGGCCTTCTCCCTATAGGAGTTAACTCTTCAGCTCCATCTATCTGCTTATAGCTTATTATTTCCTTAGCTGTATATACATCTATTAATACGTCTTTATCTATAGCATAGTACCTCATAAAAAACTTTATATTGTTCTCCAGTGTATTGTCATATACCACAAAACTTTCAAGCGGACTTATCTCAGTCAGCCTTATATTGTTGAGGCTGTCTATATACTGAAGCTCGTATGCTATTCCAAGCTTTCCGGCCGTTGTAGCCAGTTCGCTATTGAGGGACTGTTCGTCGTTATAGTCGTAAAGCTCTGTGAGCTCATTTAAGAGCATTTCAGTATCTCCACTACCGTTCGTGCCTTCGTTCAGAGATAAGCCACCTATAGAGGCTTCTGTGGCTTCTACAGCACTATATGATACAGGATTGCCCACTAGATACCCCACATGCATATCTACAATGTACTTAGGATATGAGTTGACGAGCCTGTTGTCCGGCTTTTCAGTGTCCTTGGTCCCTTCTGTTATCGAGTGCAGACCCTTATAGTAGTTTTCCAGTTTCTGAAGTCTTGAGAGCCCTTTTTTATGCGTCTCTATCAGCTTCAATATTTCTTTACTGTCCAGATCTTCCTTTTCTGTTCTTATCATTTCCTAACCTCCAATTACAATCCAAACGATGACTTGCTTATCGTCTTTACTTTGCTGTCTTTCATGTCGTCTTCAAGCCCATACCTTACGCTGTCAATATAGTGATTGTCTCTGTCTGGGAAATTCACTTTGACCATTCCTCTGCTGTCAATATCAAGAGAGTAGTTTATAAACTCTCTAGCCGCATTAGGACACCTGATATCATCTATAATTATTTCCTCTAAACCTTGTAAGAACTTTATGCCATGCTCGATACTTCCTGGTCCTTTCTTTGCCCCTCTGATTTTAATCCCTTGTCTCGCTAAATCAGCTATAGATTTAGGTTCTGCGGAGTCTGCTATTATGACTCTGTTGTTCCAACCCTTATCTTGAATCATAGAGGCCAACTTATCGTTAAAAAGATTTATCTTATATATCTCTCCAAATACATAAAGCCTCTTCCTAGTGCTGTCGTAATGCATTCTGCTTACTGAGCACGGATCCACAGAGTATCCCCAGTCAAGTCCTGTACGTATTTTATCGAAAGTCTGTATCTCTGCATCAGATATAGCCCTAATTGACACATTGTTAAATACCTCTAGACCTGTACCTGTTTCCTCCCCAAGATACTCGTGCCTGTATGCCATCTCATTGACTTTCTTCAAGTGTTCGGCTTCAGCTATAAAAGTTTCTCCTAGCCACTCAGGTGGAACATCCAGATAGGTGCTATGATGCACATATCGGTCCTCTCTTGAGAGCTTTACCTCTTGATTCACCCATGACCTAGAGGATTTTGGAGGGTTATAAGTAAAGAACACCGTTCTTTTATGATTCCCTTCTCCTCTAAGGAGTGACTGCATTATATTTCTAATCTCAGCATAGTTCCTGAATTGGTCACACTCCTCGAACCAGCCATATTTGATATAGCCTTTACCCAGGTTTATAGACTTCACCTTTCCTGGGCTATCCGCCGCCTTGAACACTATCTTCTGTCCTGTAGGCTTATAGACAATCTGCATTGGAGACACATTGCATGTAAAGTAGCTCTCAACTCCAAGCTTATTTATTGCCCACTCTACTTGCCCATAGACTGTATCTCTCAGCTCATTCTGATATCGCCTGAAAACTACCGCATTAGCATTAGGGTCTTTGATTATGCCAAGTACTATCTCAATACCTACAAAAGATGATTTAGTAGACCCTCTTCCTCCCTTAAGCCAGTACTGGTTATGCTCTTCTTTCTTTATGGATTTATGAACCCTTTGAAAAGGCTTAGCTATTATATTACTAAGTCTCATCCTATTCATCTTCTATATCATCCAATATCTGAACTCCTAGCTCTCCCGATACATCCAATTTATCTGTGAAAATTCCGTATCTTTTCCCTAGAAGCTCTGCGGCCTTTATTCTATCTTTAGCTGAAGCCTGCTTTTTTATTATGCGAGCTTTGCTTTCAAAGTCCCCAAGACTCTCAACTACAACTGCATCTTCTTGAATTTCACCTCTCATCATCAAAGATAGAAACTCCTCTATTTCTTTAGCTTCAGCTATATTTGATTCTCTTATTTCTTCGAGTAAATTATCAATTGCTGATTTTATCTCAACTTTCTTCAACAATCGTTGTCCTTGGCTATATGCAGTTTTTTCGCTATATCCAGCTCTTATAGCAGCCTGCGTCGCATTCTTATCCTTTAGATATTCCGTTATGAATGTCCTTTGCTTTTCGTTAAATTTTTGAGTTTTCACACCACCACCCCATTTTTCCACACGAAAAAAGACACCCTTTCGAGTGCCTTTTTCTCTATTCAACTTTTTCCATGATACTATAATAACACAGATTTTCAGACCCATCGGTCACAAATCGGTCAGGATTCGTACAGTAATCGGTGGTTTATGACTCAATCGTGACTCATTCCTGACTCATTTCAAATTAATCCCCATTTATGCTATAGAGGATTTTCTTTATGGCGTTATTTCTAGTAGACTTACACCATCCTTCTGAGTAGCATACTTTAGCTGCAACTTTCCACCACTCAAGACCGTTTATGTAGAACTCCTCCACTATGACTCTTTCCATATCATTAAGCCCCTCTAGTGCATTGTCTATCATCTTTATCTTATTCTCTTCAGTAGCTATCCTTCTTTTTAGCCTCTCCTCCATTTGGATATTCCTTTCGGCTACATTCTCAGTAGCACTACTGAACTTATTGGTTTTTGAAGTAGGCTCTGTGTCGTACGATATTCCTGTCAAGCCATCTTCATATCTCAGGCTCTCCAGCTTTATCTTGTTGTTCTTTATAGCTGCTTTTATAACCTCATACTCTGAAAGTGTTTTCTCTAGATCCTTAGTTGTCATGTTGTACATTCACATTCCCCTTTCAACGTAAATTCCGGGTCTAAGATACAGACCCGGTTTACCTACTTTAAGTTTATAATGATATCCTTAGATTTTCTTTGACTAGCCAACTCACTCCTTATCGAACTTAATAGTAAGACTACTAGCCATAGTAGAGCTCTCACAGATAAAAGATATTCACCCCTTATCAGTAAGATTGAATATGTCAAAAGACCAATCGATACGGCTATCTCGTACAGGTCTATATTTCTAATTAACCCAAGTACCTTTGCTACGCTCATTTCGCCGCCCTCTCTTTCAGTTTCTTTTCTTTGTATTCCTCGAACCTTATAGCTATCATTCTGTCATTTTCTTTATCTAGCGTGAGGTTTAGGAATGTTCCGCACTCCATGCAACTTCCGTGCCCTGCATCTAGCATTCCCATCTCTTGAAATAAGGATTTACAAGCCCACAGTATCTTTCCGCATTCTGGGCATTCGATTTCATATCTCTTCCTGTTGTCCTTTTCCATGTCCTACCCCCTAGCATCCATGCTAACTAGTTTTCTCTCTTTCTTGTGCATCTCCAGATCTATTGGGCTTTCGCACTTCTTGCACTTGTAAAAGTCCATCCAATCTCCCTTGACCTTAAAGTTGTAGGCGTGTCCGCAATTTGGGCACTTGGCGTATACCGGCACAAGGTCCCCTAGTAAAATTGCATTCTCGCACTCTCTGCATATAGCTACCTCACCCTCTGCCAATACTGCAAACCCTACTTTCCCACAGTCCTCGCATCTGAAGGCTATTAGCGTCTTTCGACCATCTCTGTTACTATCCTTGTTGCTCTCGAGCTCCTTTTGTTTTGGCTTCAGTGGAGCTTTTAAGCTATCCAGTGCACCTTCTAAAGCCTTTTTTGCCACGTCTCCGTTTACCTCAACTTGAAGATCATGTCTCTGCGGTGGAGTGTCCTCTCTCCTGGTAGGAGTTGCAGCTCTCAAACCTTTATCCAGGAACTGCGCTAGCGTTCTATTTATCGCTACATATGCGTCCTTTGCATTTTCCTCGCTCATAATCACAGTGTTCTTAGCTATTCCCTCTATCTTTATACTAACTTTTATATTTTTCATTTATGATTGCCTCCCTATTTTTGTATTTCTTTTACCAGGCCATTGTGCCTGTTCACTATCTCCATCAGATTAGGAGTGTCTTTTGTCACCAGCCACTGTTTGCAGTCTAGTCTTTCGTCTGTCATGAGCTGCTTTTGTCTCGACGTTGGTTTCTTTCCCTGTTTCATTCCACTTCCTCCTCTAGTTTTACTTTCTCCGACTTCGAACTGCAATGAGTATGGCGAGTATGACCCATAAAGCCTGAGCGATTAAGATCAGTATGAGCGTCTTTTCTGGTGTTATCACCTACTCCACCTCCTGCAACTCTTCTCTTGCTGACTCTATGAGTTCCACTAAATCTTCTCCTTTGAAGTACCCTTCTACTATTCTCTCAACCGCTTTTTCCATGGTTTTGCTCTCCCTCTTTTTGTCTCTAATCTATATTTTCCGGCTCAACTGGTATCCACATCTTAGGATTGTAGTTGAGCGTGTATTGATATTTGTCTACGTACACATCACTCTTCTGCTCCACTACATAAGTCACGTTATCACTTAGACCCACAAAGTGCTTTTTATAAGTCCCGTCGCCATCTTCTACTGTTATTTCAAGCTGATTCTCTATTTCTTCGATTGATAGCTTTCCCGTCATTTGAAACAGTACGTCGCCTTGTATGGCATTTACCACTGTTAGTTGTCGTACAACGTTGAAATTATCCGCTTGTTTTGAAAGGTTGTATGAAACTCTGTCTGACTCTCTACACCCTACTAATGAAACCATTAGTCCTGTTGCTATAATAGCTGCTGCTAATTTCTTTTTCATTTTTTATCCCTCATCTTTCTCTATAGACTTTATTTCAACTTCTGCCCTTGGCATGTCTGAGTAATATTTCTCTATAGTGGCGCTTACTATCTGGCTGTCATCTTTATAGGCCAGTCCGTTTAAAGCATCAGTGATTGACTTCATGCAGTTATCCAAGTCTGGTTTCTTGGTCGGCCTTAACTCTTGGTCCATCATAAGCTGCTTTTTCTTCTTGCTAGCCGACTTGGGTATCTGGAAATAAAGTTTAAGCCTTATTCCCAGTTCTCCCTCAAGCATTGTCTGTCCGTGATTAATTGCATACAGCTCCTTTACCAGCACTTCATAGTTCTTTGTCTTTTCCGGAGTATGTACTCCCCATTTGGTTACACGTGGGCGCGCTTTTGCTATGGGCTCTCCAGGTATCTCGAATACTATCATCATATCTCTCCTGTCTGCTTTTAGTTGCTTCTAATCATTCTCTCTAGTTCTTCGTTGGTGTACTTGGAGCTGCGCTGTTCGAAGTTATGAAAGCTACTTAAGTTAGAACCTTTGCTTTTATCAGGCATCTTCCAGTCTTCCTTAATCGCTTTTACCATCCATCCTCCTAAGTTTCTATATCCGGTAGCTTTAGCTATCTGGTATTTGTCTTTGACAATAGACAAATTATTGCTAGCTGCTTCTAAGATTACTTTTGCACTTTGATAATCAACTTTCTTGTCCAGTATTTCCATAACAGATTGAATTAGTTCTTTTTCAACAACAACAGGATCTTTTTCCGATTCGTCTTTTTCTTGTTGTTGTTCTTCTTCTTGTTCTTCTTCTTGTTCTTCTTCTTGTTCTTCTTCTTGTTCTTGCCCCCGACCCGTACCACGGCCCGTATTGCCTGTGGATAACTCGCCTTCGTCTAAAAATAAATTTCTTATAGTGTCTTTAGATATATTTTGGGCTATATAAAGCAATAACCTTCTGTCTTTCACTTTAGAAATCTCTGACCTTATACAGTCCATGACTGGCTTACTCTGATTATCTAGATTAAACTTAGCCCAGTTTAGTATACAGATTTCCCTAGTCTCTTTGTTATACTTTATTATTCTGTGATGGTTTTCAAATCTATCCATAAGTGCATTTACACTCTCTGTCGAGTATCCCATTTCGAAGGCCATCTGTTTTTTCGTAATTTCATATATACCTATCTGTGTTGTATTTGGATTAGTCAAAAGATACAGAAAGAAAAACTTATCCTCTGGTGTCATTTCTTCTATAACTTTTGAGTCATTCCAGAACTCTGTATATACCTGTCTAAACCTTGCCATTCTCTTTCTCCTTTCTAAAAA is part of the Andreesenia angusta genome and encodes:
- a CDS encoding phage tail sheath subtilisin-like domain-containing protein — encoded protein: MPTIGMPQVQINFASKGLTLIQRSARGIVLMILKDSTNASKRTFEYSSLIDVNSSDFTAKNYEYISQVMMGAPYKLIVETMDPTTGTLQDLVTRITNKKYNYICYPGGASIDNAALVSFIKSERNVKQKTVKLVTNQQVADDRGVISFDMTRVTVGDIDYTGQEYTGRIAGILAGLSLERSATFYVLPEVTSISEYSDPDAAINAGSLILVNDGEKIKIARAVNTLTTYTANIGEDFSKIKIIEGMDMIKDDIRDTFFDYYVGKIINSYENKQLFLANINGIYFKELEGNVLENSYNNYVDIDLEEQRKYCISKGENVIDMTEQAIKMYPSGSKVFVSGKIKLVDAMEDLFLNVAI
- a CDS encoding phage coat protein, producing MKIKKLGFNLQLFAASQFDSKNFNPELFGKYVDTIPKLKRNELLKSGAIKAAPQFKDMMSDQVGGNYMTVPLFGTIGGEALNYDGSTDITADTSKTYSHSRVVVGRAKGWIERDFSYDITGGVDFMDNVAKQISSYWDEINQTLLLSILKGVFGMTGTENKKFVDGHTFDISSSPTGTFSPTTLNTALQRAVGQNKAKFSVAVMHSQVATNLENLQLLEYLKYTDSSGVQRDLTLATLNGRTVLIDDSMPVEHVHAIGAKTADVAIDDAKTYYTRSGSAGSYIYTPVDNPIVGEIGNYYEVSTEAYDKYTTYILGEGAFEFTDAGVKVPYEMDRDPKINGGQDTLYSRQRVCYAPYGISFTKSSMASLSPTDAELEMGANWELVNDSADTKSYIDHKAIPIARIITRG
- a CDS encoding PBSX family phage terminase large subunit, whose amino-acid sequence is MRLSNIIAKPFQRVHKSIKKEEHNQYWLKGGRGSTKSSFVGIEIVLGIIKDPNANAVVFRRYQNELRDTVYGQVEWAINKLGVESYFTCNVSPMQIVYKPTGQKIVFKAADSPGKVKSINLGKGYIKYGWFEECDQFRNYAEIRNIMQSLLRGEGNHKRTVFFTYNPPKSSRSWVNQEVKLSREDRYVHHSTYLDVPPEWLGETFIAEAEHLKKVNEMAYRHEYLGEETGTGLEVFNNVSIRAISDAEIQTFDKIRTGLDWGYSVDPCSVSRMHYDSTRKRLYVFGEIYKINLFNDKLASMIQDKGWNNRVIIADSAEPKSIADLARQGIKIRGAKKGPGSIEHGIKFLQGLEEIIIDDIRCPNAAREFINYSLDIDSRGMVKVNFPDRDNHYIDSVRYGLEDDMKDSKVKTISKSSFGL
- a CDS encoding HK97 gp10 family phage protein codes for the protein MFSSKGWDEEEKRLAKIAIVFDEEIRKGMDEVGFEMRDIARDEAPYATGTLKRSIKFDGTEREGETYKAVLYSNLEYAPHVEYGHRQEVGKYIPALGKTLVKRYIKGFYFMQKGKEAGKKQLKPAMVRAIKRAKERLEYV
- a CDS encoding phage head-tail connector protein; protein product: MINKIKTLLNITDSSQDELLSLYLDIVKQKVLNYCNREDIPSGLELIIVEITADEFRAKTRKNAIESGEETGAVSSIKRGGMQINYESSSSESNYNKLTGGGAEFIANYQIQLDRFKVTKEKRVRFI
- a CDS encoding DUF4355 domain-containing protein — translated: MKYNQAKIEKINLQLFAEPGGEPGSDPAPNPEPTSDIEPEPKQTFTKEEAEAIASKRLAEEQAKWEKEYQEKLEKEKAEAEKLAKMSADQRAKAEFEKEQQKFAAEREAFEKERLNLEVRKQLSDNGLDQDFATFLIGVDAESSLKNINQFKEAFNKAVESEVLKKLAGEPPKAGGGASNDNLTYSQMMAKQNK
- a CDS encoding minor capsid protein; protein product: MAKNSQQYWDERSRQRIDESMLEAGNLNKLLKEIYSDSLSNIEKDISYLYAKYAGKVNLSYKEASKLIKGSEYRQWRRDIDGYLKLIDKAEGTQRESLILELETLASRSRITRLEALKAQIQAHIINMGIEEEELLYKGMKKVYEESYSAVLFTDAKMTGATLATNYAKLNEDYIRQAILTPWKGRNFSDSIWDNKRELLRQLRILTGQSLQEGKSVAFLSEQLSERMGVGYRDAKRLVVTEIANASTQGDLEAYRRLGIKTYIYRANLDSKTSDICKRLDGEEFKISEAKTGVNYPPAHPNCRSYTVKGGEQSEGTKLSKQSDGKYIEIDRNMGYREWHSRYYKPTGGGD
- a CDS encoding phage portal protein codes for the protein MIRTEKEDLDSKEILKLIETHKKGLSRLQKLENYYKGLHSITEGTKDTEKPDNRLVNSYPKYIVDMHVGYLVGNPVSYSAVEATEASIGGLSLNEGTNGSGDTEMLLNELTELYDYNDEQSLNSELATTAGKLGIAYELQYIDSLNNIRLTEISPLESFVVYDNTLENNIKFFMRYYAIDKDVLIDVYTAKEIISYKQIDGAEELTPIGRRPHAFNDVPVSVYSNNKSGLGDFEPVMALIDAYDRAQSDTMNDMDQFTDSYLALHGAENTDPEDITRMKKDRVLLLPEGANASWLIKSVNDTWVENFKMRIRQDIHKFSSTPDLSDTEFGGNMSGVSLSYKLLPFENARKNKARKFKVGLQRRMELICNYLNFTKRANYDYTGIDVRFNNTLPQNVFELSQTLLNLSTFASKETLVGQIPFVENPKAELEKRAAELDDEIPSSIDMAFQNSGDGIDGEE
- a CDS encoding phage tail terminator family protein, translating into MITVNDIYKEIARVLKVTFPMSKVYRDTIESLVVPAFNIQLVVYNTVGFSEKVINRKAKLDIVYLSESNTRESLEAAEKLTSLFMPSFKIKDRHITMNESPEVKIIDKDLHYLVTFDFFDTFEKIIVNDDGTITVVDTGKPEVDWESGKTLELMERLFVDGEEQIE